One Ensifer adhaerens genomic region harbors:
- a CDS encoding DMT family transporter, with protein sequence MSSTSLAWIYLVLSGVADVAWAVSTKFSNGYSRLSWTLVSIVALVIFLSLLTQALKTLPLGTAYAVWTGIGAVGSVLCGVLLFGETITVSRATAMLVIAGGVIALKIVPA encoded by the coding sequence ATGTCATCCACATCGCTTGCCTGGATCTACCTCGTGCTATCCGGCGTTGCAGACGTCGCCTGGGCCGTCAGCACCAAGTTCTCGAACGGTTACAGCCGCCTGTCCTGGACGCTGGTCTCGATCGTTGCCCTGGTGATCTTTCTGTCCCTGCTCACCCAGGCGCTCAAGACCTTGCCGCTCGGAACAGCCTACGCGGTCTGGACCGGCATCGGCGCCGTCGGTTCCGTGCTCTGCGGTGTGCTGCTCTTTGGAGAAACCATCACAGTCTCGCGGGCAACCGCAATGCTGGTGATCGCCGGCGGTGTCATCGCGCTGAAGATCGTGCCGGCCTGA
- a CDS encoding DMT family transporter, with protein sequence METLFVPLALFAGGLLAVQAGANAQLSKAVGSPFAATTLQLAIGTGLLLLVTLLTGTIAALGAIPAVKWWHLVGGTASAVYVVSTIVLFPRLGAVVSVGLFIAGQMLASLTLDSFGLLGVPPTGLRVGAAVGTLVVLLGVAMVVFGQGGKDNVKVDRLGWIALALMAGAVLPVQGAVNALLRHDLGGAPFAVGAISFLVATLAMAAVMLLVLAGQKTSRPNITGVQTMPWWGWLGGLAGATYVTTVFTAIPAIGAAAAVGLTVAGQQVASVFVDRYGWFRLPQRSVSGLRLGGVVLLLAGVAVIKLV encoded by the coding sequence ATGGAGACCCTGTTCGTCCCATTGGCCTTGTTTGCGGGTGGTCTGCTCGCTGTCCAGGCGGGTGCCAACGCACAACTTTCCAAAGCTGTCGGATCGCCTTTTGCGGCGACCACACTTCAGCTCGCGATTGGTACCGGTCTGCTGCTTCTCGTCACCCTCTTGACGGGAACAATCGCCGCGCTTGGTGCAATTCCCGCGGTCAAGTGGTGGCATCTCGTCGGAGGCACCGCCTCAGCCGTCTATGTCGTCTCGACCATCGTTCTCTTCCCCCGCCTTGGCGCCGTCGTTTCCGTCGGATTGTTCATAGCCGGACAGATGCTCGCCTCCCTGACGCTCGATAGTTTCGGCTTGCTGGGCGTTCCGCCGACGGGACTGCGGGTCGGGGCCGCCGTTGGCACGCTCGTCGTGCTCCTCGGGGTTGCTATGGTGGTGTTCGGGCAAGGCGGAAAAGACAATGTTAAAGTCGACCGGCTTGGCTGGATTGCCCTTGCGCTGATGGCAGGGGCCGTGCTCCCGGTCCAGGGTGCCGTCAATGCGCTCCTGCGCCATGATCTCGGGGGTGCGCCGTTCGCGGTGGGTGCGATCTCGTTTCTCGTCGCCACGCTCGCCATGGCCGCGGTGATGCTTCTGGTGCTCGCCGGGCAAAAGACATCCCGTCCCAACATCACCGGCGTGCAGACGATGCCCTGGTGGGGTTGGCTCGGTGGTCTCGCCGGAGCGACCTATGTCACCACGGTCTTTACCGCAATCCCAGCGATTGGTGCGGCCGCGGCGGTTGGTCTCACCGTGGCCGGCCAGCAGGTCGCAAGTGTCTTCGTCGATCGCTATGGCTGGTTCCGTCTGCCGCAGAGGTCCGTGTCGGGGCTGCGCCTGGGCGGCGTGGTGCTGCTGTTGGCCGGTGTCGCCGTTATTAAACTCGTCTGA
- a CDS encoding efflux RND transporter periplasmic adaptor subunit, which yields MSKKAAALFLAGIATVGGLALADGDGMGTFASRLLGLASSTSASEAVAATGTTGAPMPKVPVAEVITREVAPAVEFTGHFEAAKSVELRPRVGGAIDRVSVPEGALVKPEQVLFQIDPRPFQVALDAAKARLKQAIVLLDHADIAFRRAKSLAPNGTVSRKTYDDAEAVRRQRQAEVEIAKAAVAAAELDLSFTRVAAPIGGRVDRVRVTEGNLVSGGNAGAATLLTTIVSTDPLYVYFDIDEATFLDFGGRARPDNGEGGTEKLPVGIGLMTDAGFPHAGVLDFISNQVERSTGTIRARAIVRNPDGLLAPGLFARVNLVTAQPARTVLIDDQAIGTDQGRRYVLTLGSGNKAEYRPIELGPMIDGLRVVASGLRPGEKIILKGLVRPGMEVDPQTVSMVSGEAAKGDLAAAASQEARR from the coding sequence ATGAGTAAAAAGGCCGCCGCCCTGTTCCTAGCCGGTATCGCAACCGTTGGAGGGCTTGCGCTTGCCGACGGCGATGGAATGGGAACCTTCGCCAGTCGGCTTCTTGGGCTTGCCTCCTCGACCAGTGCGTCGGAGGCAGTCGCGGCGACCGGAACCACGGGTGCGCCCATGCCCAAGGTTCCGGTCGCCGAGGTCATCACGCGAGAGGTCGCGCCAGCCGTAGAGTTCACGGGCCACTTCGAGGCGGCAAAATCCGTTGAACTGCGTCCGCGTGTCGGCGGCGCCATCGACAGGGTGAGTGTTCCCGAAGGCGCTCTCGTCAAACCGGAACAGGTCCTGTTCCAGATCGATCCGCGACCGTTCCAAGTCGCCCTGGACGCCGCCAAGGCGCGCTTGAAACAGGCGATCGTTCTTCTCGATCACGCCGACATCGCGTTCCGCCGCGCCAAATCCCTGGCTCCGAACGGGACCGTGTCGCGCAAGACCTATGACGATGCCGAGGCAGTGCGGCGCCAACGGCAGGCCGAGGTCGAAATCGCCAAGGCGGCAGTGGCTGCGGCAGAGCTTGATCTCTCCTTCACGCGCGTCGCAGCCCCGATTGGCGGGCGGGTCGATCGTGTCCGGGTGACCGAGGGCAACCTTGTTTCAGGCGGCAATGCGGGTGCCGCCACGCTCCTCACCACCATCGTCTCGACGGACCCGCTCTACGTCTACTTCGACATCGACGAAGCGACGTTTCTCGATTTTGGCGGGCGAGCGCGTCCTGACAATGGAGAAGGCGGAACCGAGAAGTTGCCGGTCGGGATTGGCCTCATGACGGATGCCGGTTTCCCCCATGCCGGCGTGCTCGACTTCATCAGCAACCAGGTCGAACGCAGCACCGGCACGATCCGGGCCCGCGCGATCGTCCGGAATCCGGACGGACTGCTGGCCCCGGGTCTGTTTGCTCGGGTGAACCTTGTGACGGCCCAGCCAGCCCGCACCGTTCTGATCGACGATCAGGCGATCGGTACCGACCAGGGTCGCCGCTATGTGCTGACGCTGGGCTCGGGGAACAAGGCCGAGTACCGGCCGATCGAACTCGGTCCGATGATCGACGGCTTGCGTGTCGTCGCAAGCGGTCTCAGGCCGGGTGAGAAGATCATTCTCAAGGGCCTCGTGCGCCCTGGTATGGAGGTTGACCCGCAGACGGTTTCGATGGTGTCGGGCGAAGCGGCCAAAGGTGACTTAGCGGCCGCCGCTTCGCAGGAGGCGCGTCGATGA
- a CDS encoding TerC family protein codes for MMFEWMSDPAAWAGLATLIVLEIVLGIDNLVFIAILADKLPEHQRERARLIGLGLALGMRLVLLASIAWIVTLTSPLFTVLGAEISGRDLILLFGGLFLLFKGTMELHERLEGHAGHKEGKVEHAVFWQVLVQIVVLDAVFSLDSVITAVGMVQHLSVMMIAVIVAVGVMLLASKPLMAFVSKHPTVVILCLGFLMMIGFSLIVEGFGFHIPKGYLYAAIGFSVLIEAFNQIGRRNRERFMTTGDLRERTANAVLSLLGRRKSETSLGETADVIAERATEDELFTPVEHEMIEGVLTLAERPAKSVMTPRLDVEWLDIEESDDELRRKIIETGHSRFPIGRGNLDEFLGVALAKDLLRDLLETGKIDFSRSLRQPLVVHETVSALRLLEQLRQSPLQVAIVLDEYGSMEGLVTPTDLLEAIAGDFADDDDDQLTVEREEDGALLVDGWIDIRHVSKLLEVDLVDEADRYSTLAGLVLWRLGHLPNLGESVSFGGLTYEVVALDGRNVDKVRIRRPQMEELTGAQFR; via the coding sequence ATGATGTTCGAATGGATGTCTGATCCGGCCGCCTGGGCGGGTCTCGCCACCCTCATCGTTCTCGAGATCGTGCTCGGTATCGACAACCTCGTCTTCATCGCCATCCTCGCGGACAAGCTTCCAGAGCATCAACGGGAAAGAGCCCGACTGATTGGCCTCGGACTGGCGCTGGGCATGCGTCTCGTCCTGCTTGCCTCGATCGCCTGGATCGTGACGCTGACCTCTCCGTTGTTCACAGTGCTCGGCGCTGAGATCTCCGGCCGCGACCTGATCCTTCTGTTCGGCGGCCTGTTCCTTCTGTTCAAGGGGACGATGGAGCTGCACGAGCGCCTCGAGGGCCATGCCGGTCACAAGGAAGGCAAGGTGGAGCATGCGGTCTTCTGGCAGGTCCTCGTGCAGATCGTCGTCCTCGATGCCGTCTTCTCGCTGGACAGCGTCATCACCGCCGTCGGGATGGTTCAGCATCTCTCCGTGATGATGATCGCGGTCATTGTCGCCGTCGGCGTGATGCTGCTTGCGTCCAAACCACTGATGGCCTTCGTGTCGAAACACCCGACCGTCGTCATCCTCTGCCTCGGCTTCCTGATGATGATCGGCTTCTCCTTGATCGTCGAAGGGTTCGGTTTCCATATCCCCAAGGGCTACCTCTATGCGGCGATCGGCTTCTCGGTGCTGATCGAGGCCTTCAACCAGATCGGACGCCGCAACCGCGAACGCTTCATGACGACGGGTGACTTGCGCGAGCGTACGGCAAATGCCGTTCTCTCCCTCCTCGGTCGACGCAAGAGCGAGACGTCGCTCGGCGAAACGGCGGATGTCATCGCGGAGCGGGCGACGGAGGACGAACTGTTCACGCCGGTGGAGCACGAGATGATCGAAGGCGTACTGACACTTGCAGAGCGCCCGGCAAAATCGGTCATGACCCCGAGGCTTGATGTCGAGTGGCTGGATATCGAGGAGAGTGACGACGAGTTGCGCCGCAAGATCATCGAAACAGGTCATTCGCGCTTCCCGATCGGACGCGGCAATCTCGATGAGTTCCTGGGCGTCGCGCTGGCGAAAGACCTGTTGAGAGACCTGCTCGAGACCGGCAAGATCGACTTCAGCCGATCCCTTCGCCAGCCCTTGGTCGTGCATGAAACCGTCAGCGCGCTGCGCCTGCTTGAGCAGTTGCGACAGTCTCCCCTTCAGGTCGCGATCGTCCTTGACGAATATGGCTCGATGGAAGGCCTGGTGACACCAACAGACCTGCTCGAAGCCATCGCCGGCGACTTTGCCGACGATGATGATGATCAGTTGACGGTCGAGCGCGAGGAAGACGGAGCGCTCCTCGTCGACGGGTGGATCGATATCCGGCATGTCTCAAAACTGCTGGAGGTCGATCTCGTGGATGAGGCCGACCGCTACTCCACACTGGCAGGCCTCGTTCTTTGGCGCCTCGGACATCTGCCCAACCTGGGTGAAAGCGTCAGCTTTGGTGGCCTGACCTATGAAGTCGTCGCCTTGGATGGCCGCAACGTCGACAAGGTCAGGATCCGAAGGCCGCAGATGGAGGAACTGACGGGCGCCCAGTTTCGCTGA
- a CDS encoding sulfite exporter TauE/SafE family protein has translation MFDLAPSLVVAIAATFFAAGILKGVTGMGLPTLAMGVLGTLISPLAAASLLIAPSFVTNVWQLLAGPSFGALALRLWPMMLAIVLGTLSGSSVLAGGSTALTTGALGAALLLYAAFTLFARQLRVPAKWEPWLSPVVGAATGIVTGATGVFVIPAVPYLQALGLERDELVQALGLSFTVSTVALTAGLVWRGAFEADNLLFSGLAIAPALAGMWAGQVVRNRVDPPVFRRWFLISLLVLGAEMLARPLL, from the coding sequence ATGTTCGATCTTGCTCCGTCCCTCGTCGTTGCGATTGCCGCAACTTTCTTCGCCGCCGGCATCCTCAAGGGCGTCACCGGCATGGGGTTGCCGACCTTGGCGATGGGCGTGCTCGGTACGCTCATCTCTCCACTTGCGGCCGCCAGCCTGTTGATTGCCCCGTCCTTCGTGACAAATGTCTGGCAGCTTCTCGCGGGCCCGAGCTTCGGCGCGCTTGCGCTCCGGCTTTGGCCGATGATGCTGGCGATCGTTCTTGGCACGCTCAGCGGTTCTTCGGTGCTTGCCGGTGGCAGCACCGCGCTCACGACGGGCGCGCTTGGTGCGGCCCTCCTTCTCTACGCCGCCTTCACGCTCTTTGCGCGCCAGCTTCGCGTTCCGGCGAAGTGGGAGCCGTGGCTGTCTCCCGTGGTCGGCGCGGCAACCGGGATCGTCACGGGCGCAACCGGCGTCTTCGTCATCCCGGCCGTGCCCTATCTGCAGGCGCTAGGTCTTGAACGGGACGAACTGGTGCAGGCGCTCGGCCTCTCCTTCACCGTCTCCACAGTCGCCCTCACCGCCGGGCTCGTCTGGCGGGGCGCTTTCGAGGCCGACAATCTGCTCTTCTCCGGCCTCGCGATTGCGCCGGCGCTCGCCGGCATGTGGGCGGGGCAAGTCGTTCGCAACCGTGTCGACCCGCCCGTATTCCGGCGCTGGTTCCTCATCAGTCTGCTCGTCCTCGGCGCCGAAATGCTTGCGCGGCCGCTTCTGTAG
- a CDS encoding efflux RND transporter permease subunit, with product MNIPRFFVDRPIFAVVLSVLMLIGGGLTLLKLPLSEYPQVTPPTVQVTASYPGASPEVIAETVAAPLEQVINGVENMLYMSSQAATDGRMTLTVTFQQGTDPDMAQIQVQNRVSRALPRLPQEVQRIGVVTQKTSPDILMVVHLVSPDDRYDPLYLSNFATLQVRDQLARLSGVGDVLVWGAGEYSMRVWLDPAKVAARGLTASDVVAAIQEQNAQVAAGSVGQQPDASAALQVTVNTLGRLSNEEQFGAIVVKTGADGQVTRLRDIARIELGADSYALRSLLDGKPALALQIIQSPGANALDVASSIRATMEDLQKGFPEGIEYRIAYDPTVFVKASLEAVVMTLLEAIVLVVIVVVLFLQTWRASIIPLVAVPISLVGTFALMYMFGFSLNTLSLFGLVLSIGIVVDDAIVVVENVERHIALGETPKEAARKAMDEVTGPIIAITSVLSAVFIPSAFLSGLQGEFYRQFALTIAISTILSAVNSLTLSPALAGVLLKPHHGEVKRDLLTRVIDGLFGWFFRLFNRFFERASNAYVWSVRRAVRFSALVLLVYAGLVATTWLGFHTVPNGFVPAQDKYYLVGIAQLPTGASLDRTEAVVKKMSEIALAEPGVESVVAFPGLSVNGMVNIPNAAVIFTMLKPFDERKDPSLSAFAIAGRLMGKFSQIPDGFAGIFPPPPVPGLGTTGGFKFQVEDRAGLGFAALAEAQGAIMGKAMQTPELAGMLASFQVNAPQVQVDIDRVKAKSQGVPLNTIFETLQVNLGSLYANDFNRFGRTYRVVVQADAPFRMQPEDIGRLKVRNAAGAMIPLSALLTVKHSSGPDRVMHYNSFPSADISGGPAPGYSFGQATAAIERIAAETLPPGMTFEWTELAYQEKQAGNTAMYIFPLSVLLAFLILAAQYNSWSLPFAVLLIAPMALLSAIAGVWFTGGDNNIFTQIGFVVLVGLAAKNAILIVEFARAKEDEGADPLSAVLEAARLRLRPILMTSLAFIAGVVPLVIAKGAGAEMRHVMGIAVFAGMLGVTLFGLVLTPVFYVLVRKLAIRREKGRIPEGASLEQRA from the coding sequence ATGAACATTCCACGCTTTTTCGTCGACCGCCCCATCTTTGCGGTCGTTCTCTCCGTATTGATGCTGATCGGCGGTGGCCTGACCCTCCTAAAGCTGCCGCTCAGCGAATATCCCCAGGTGACGCCGCCGACCGTGCAGGTGACCGCAAGCTATCCGGGTGCCAGCCCCGAAGTGATCGCCGAAACGGTTGCGGCTCCGCTGGAGCAGGTGATCAACGGCGTCGAGAACATGCTCTACATGAGCTCGCAGGCCGCAACTGACGGGCGCATGACGCTGACGGTGACCTTTCAGCAGGGCACCGATCCCGACATGGCGCAGATCCAGGTTCAGAACCGGGTTTCGCGCGCGCTTCCGCGTCTGCCGCAGGAAGTTCAGCGCATCGGTGTCGTGACGCAGAAGACCTCGCCCGATATCCTGATGGTCGTGCATCTGGTTTCGCCCGATGACCGCTACGATCCTCTCTACCTATCGAACTTCGCGACGCTGCAGGTCCGCGACCAGCTCGCGCGCCTGTCGGGTGTGGGTGACGTGCTCGTCTGGGGAGCCGGCGAATACTCCATGCGGGTCTGGCTCGATCCGGCCAAGGTCGCGGCGCGCGGATTGACCGCTTCCGACGTGGTTGCTGCAATCCAGGAGCAGAACGCTCAGGTGGCCGCCGGCTCCGTCGGCCAGCAACCGGATGCCTCGGCAGCGCTGCAGGTCACGGTCAACACGCTCGGCAGGCTATCCAACGAAGAGCAGTTCGGCGCCATCGTCGTCAAGACCGGCGCCGATGGCCAGGTCACCCGGCTGCGCGACATTGCCCGCATCGAGTTGGGCGCCGACTCCTATGCGCTGCGCAGTCTTCTTGACGGCAAGCCGGCGCTGGCGCTGCAGATCATCCAAAGCCCCGGCGCCAACGCGCTCGACGTGGCGAGTTCCATTCGCGCCACGATGGAAGACCTGCAGAAAGGCTTTCCTGAGGGCATAGAGTATCGCATCGCCTACGATCCCACCGTCTTCGTGAAGGCCTCGCTGGAGGCCGTGGTGATGACGCTACTTGAAGCGATCGTGCTGGTCGTCATCGTGGTCGTGCTTTTTCTTCAGACCTGGCGCGCGTCGATCATCCCGCTGGTTGCCGTGCCGATCTCCTTGGTCGGCACATTCGCGCTGATGTACATGTTCGGCTTTTCGCTCAACACGCTGTCGCTGTTCGGCCTGGTCCTCTCGATCGGGATCGTGGTCGACGACGCGATCGTCGTCGTCGAAAACGTCGAGCGTCACATCGCGCTTGGCGAAACGCCGAAGGAAGCGGCGCGCAAGGCCATGGACGAGGTGACCGGGCCGATCATTGCGATCACGTCCGTGCTCTCGGCCGTGTTCATTCCGTCAGCGTTCCTATCCGGCCTGCAAGGCGAGTTCTATCGTCAGTTCGCCTTGACGATCGCAATCTCGACGATCCTGTCCGCGGTCAACTCCCTGACGCTTTCCCCGGCGCTAGCCGGCGTGCTTCTGAAGCCGCACCACGGCGAGGTGAAGCGCGATCTCCTGACGCGCGTGATAGACGGCCTGTTCGGCTGGTTCTTCCGGCTCTTCAACCGGTTCTTCGAGCGCGCTTCGAACGCCTATGTCTGGTCCGTCCGCCGTGCCGTCAGGTTCAGCGCGCTCGTCCTTCTCGTCTACGCTGGCCTGGTCGCCACGACATGGCTGGGCTTCCACACCGTGCCGAACGGCTTTGTCCCGGCGCAGGACAAATACTACCTGGTCGGCATCGCCCAATTGCCGACAGGAGCCTCGCTCGACCGAACCGAGGCGGTCGTCAAGAAGATGTCGGAGATAGCCCTCGCGGAACCGGGCGTCGAAAGCGTCGTCGCTTTTCCGGGGCTTTCGGTCAACGGCATGGTCAATATTCCCAATGCCGCCGTCATCTTCACGATGCTGAAGCCCTTCGACGAGCGCAAGGATCCGTCCTTGTCCGCATTCGCGATCGCAGGTCGCCTGATGGGCAAATTCAGCCAGATACCCGACGGCTTTGCCGGCATCTTCCCGCCGCCGCCCGTCCCGGGTCTCGGTACGACCGGCGGTTTCAAGTTCCAGGTCGAGGACAGGGCCGGGCTCGGCTTTGCGGCGCTTGCCGAAGCGCAGGGCGCGATTATGGGCAAGGCGATGCAGACGCCGGAGCTTGCCGGAATGCTTGCAAGCTTTCAGGTGAATGCGCCGCAGGTGCAGGTGGACATCGACCGGGTGAAAGCCAAGTCTCAAGGAGTGCCGCTCAACACCATCTTCGAAACGCTGCAGGTCAACCTCGGTTCTCTCTACGCCAACGATTTCAACCGCTTCGGCCGGACCTATCGCGTGGTGGTCCAGGCAGACGCGCCATTCCGCATGCAGCCGGAAGACATTGGCCGGCTGAAGGTGCGCAACGCGGCGGGCGCGATGATACCTTTGTCGGCGCTGTTGACGGTCAAGCACAGTTCGGGACCGGATCGCGTCATGCATTACAACAGCTTCCCGTCGGCCGATATCAGCGGCGGTCCGGCGCCCGGCTATTCGTTCGGCCAAGCAACCGCGGCCATAGAACGGATCGCGGCGGAGACGCTGCCACCCGGCATGACCTTCGAATGGACGGAGCTCGCCTATCAGGAAAAGCAGGCCGGAAACACCGCGATGTACATTTTCCCTCTGTCTGTCCTGCTGGCGTTTCTCATTCTCGCCGCCCAGTACAACAGCTGGTCTTTGCCCTTCGCCGTGTTGCTGATCGCGCCGATGGCGCTGCTTTCCGCAATCGCAGGCGTCTGGTTTACCGGCGGCGACAACAACATCTTCACGCAGATCGGCTTTGTCGTTCTCGTGGGGCTCGCGGCCAAGAATGCGATCCTGATCGTCGAGTTCGCGCGAGCGAAAGAGGATGAAGGTGCCGATCCTCTGTCCGCCGTGCTTGAGGCGGCCCGCCTTCGGCTCAGACCGATCCTGATGACGTCGCTTGCCTTTATCGCAGGCGTCGTTCCGCTGGTGATTGCTAAAGGCGCTGGCGCAGAGATGCGCCACGTCATGGGCATCGCCGTCTTTGCCGGCATGCTCGGCGTTACCTTGTTCGGCCTCGTATTGACGCCGGTATTCTATGTTCTGGTGCGGAAGTTGGCGATCCGGCGGGAAAAAGGCCGAATCCCTGAAGGGGCGTCGCTGGAACAGCGAGCCTAA
- a CDS encoding LysR family transcriptional regulator, with the protein MRFDLIDLRLFLAVVDAGSMTHGAADAGLSLPAASERLRDMEMIGKVKLLERGRRGVRPTPAGEALAHHARLILRQMARMRGELGEHADGLRATIRLAVNTAALTEFLPQRLGAWMTAHPRIDVDLKERQSIEIARAVAADLVEIGILSDAVDTGGLQLRPFAVDRLVAVIPRDHVFAARRRALFADIADQPFVGLADGALQSHIDAQARRLGLTLKMRSRMRSFEGMCHMVSAGVGLAIMPETAARRGGRSPKTAFVRLADDWATRRLSVCVRAEEELSPPARDLFEHLGSSGSH; encoded by the coding sequence ATGCGTTTCGATCTTATCGACCTTCGTCTGTTTCTTGCCGTGGTGGATGCCGGCAGCATGACCCATGGTGCTGCGGATGCCGGGCTTTCGTTGCCGGCGGCAAGTGAACGTCTGCGCGACATGGAGATGATCGGCAAAGTCAAACTGCTCGAACGTGGTCGCCGCGGGGTGCGGCCGACGCCGGCCGGAGAAGCGCTCGCGCATCACGCCCGGCTGATCCTGCGCCAGATGGCGCGGATGCGCGGCGAGCTTGGTGAACACGCCGATGGCCTTCGAGCAACAATCCGGCTTGCGGTGAACACCGCCGCACTCACAGAGTTTCTGCCACAGCGGCTCGGCGCCTGGATGACGGCGCATCCGCGGATCGACGTCGATCTGAAGGAACGGCAAAGCATCGAGATTGCGAGAGCCGTCGCCGCCGACCTCGTGGAGATCGGCATTCTTTCGGACGCGGTCGATACTGGCGGCCTGCAACTGCGTCCCTTTGCCGTCGACCGGCTCGTCGCCGTCATCCCACGCGATCACGTATTCGCGGCACGCAGGCGGGCACTCTTCGCCGACATTGCGGACCAGCCTTTCGTCGGCTTGGCAGATGGCGCATTGCAGAGCCATATCGATGCACAAGCTCGGAGATTGGGGCTGACGCTGAAGATGCGCTCGCGCATGCGTAGCTTCGAAGGCATGTGTCACATGGTTTCGGCGGGTGTCGGCCTTGCCATCATGCCGGAGACGGCGGCACGGCGCGGCGGCAGATCTCCCAAGACCGCGTTCGTGCGCCTTGCTGATGACTGGGCGACGCGGCGGCTGTCCGTCTGCGTGCGCGCGGAAGAGGAACTGTCCCCGCCGGCGCGAGACCTGTTCGAGCATCTGGGCTCGAGCGGTTCGCATTGA
- a CDS encoding 2Fe-2S iron-sulfur cluster-binding protein: protein MTVKRIDIRSARTNLEVHADQTILDAALAAKLPYPHGCRSGRCGACKSRLIEGEVELLQHSPFALTDEEKAGGLILACRALPVTNSAVAWLGGGEEDAVQTPQRLSGIVTHLEDLTHDIKLVRIDAEDGGSSRFVAGQYAQVSFDGVPARSYSMANRHGDGRVEFHIRHVVGGATSQYVHGALKAGDKVTLEYPMGSSYLRENHSGPILCIAGGSGLAPIKSIVETALAHGLKQPIHLYFGARSERDLYLVDHFRALAEWHANFVFRPVLSEADSAGYRRGFVTEAVAEDLSDLDGWKAYVAGPPPMVDAAMEVAFARGLNRSDMHADVFFTPEPAE, encoded by the coding sequence ATGACCGTCAAACGCATAGACATACGATCGGCACGAACAAACCTCGAAGTGCACGCCGACCAGACCATTCTCGATGCTGCGCTCGCCGCCAAGCTTCCTTACCCCCATGGCTGCAGATCCGGGCGGTGCGGCGCTTGCAAGTCTCGGCTGATCGAAGGCGAGGTGGAGCTTCTCCAGCATTCGCCCTTCGCCCTCACCGATGAGGAGAAAGCCGGCGGTCTCATCCTTGCCTGCCGGGCGCTTCCGGTAACGAACTCCGCCGTGGCATGGCTTGGAGGCGGCGAAGAAGATGCCGTCCAAACGCCCCAACGGCTAAGCGGCATCGTTACGCATCTGGAGGACCTCACGCACGACATCAAGCTGGTGCGCATCGATGCGGAAGATGGGGGCAGCTCTCGTTTCGTCGCTGGACAATATGCGCAGGTCAGTTTCGATGGGGTCCCCGCCCGCAGCTATTCCATGGCCAACCGGCATGGCGACGGCCGGGTGGAGTTCCACATTCGCCACGTGGTCGGCGGAGCGACCTCGCAATATGTGCACGGCGCTTTGAAGGCCGGGGACAAGGTGACGCTCGAATACCCGATGGGATCCTCCTATCTGCGAGAGAACCACTCCGGCCCGATCCTCTGCATCGCCGGCGGCTCCGGCCTCGCACCGATCAAATCGATCGTCGAAACCGCCCTTGCCCACGGCCTGAAGCAGCCGATCCATCTCTACTTCGGCGCACGCAGCGAACGCGATCTCTATCTCGTCGATCATTTCCGCGCGCTCGCCGAGTGGCACGCCAATTTCGTCTTCAGGCCCGTCTTGTCGGAGGCCGATTCGGCAGGGTACCGTCGTGGATTCGTGACGGAGGCTGTGGCCGAGGATCTGTCTGACCTCGACGGATGGAAAGCCTATGTCGCCGGCCCGCCGCCGATGGTGGATGCGGCAATGGAGGTTGCGTTTGCGCGCGGCCTGAACCGCTCAGACATGCATGCCGACGTGTTTTTCACGCCCGAGCCGGCGGAATAG
- a CDS encoding LysR family transcriptional regulator, which yields MHSHHRIDWEDLRFVLAVAEANSLAAAARALGVNHTTVLRRVGSFEQKLGVRLFDRLPSGYMLTAGGEELLAVARQMAETVTELERRLTGQDLRLEGSLRITTTDTLMASILPSILADFRQRHPGVLLEVSTSNALANLSHRDADVAIRPAVDSPDALVGRRIAKVAFAVYAAPSYLDVRELTADTLDIAREHWIGLGDALASTSVARWMRATLVAPAVLRCDSLVTAREAAKAGIGLAALPCYLGDTTPGLIRIGAPVADMTRELWLLTHEDLRRTARVSAFTEFVGQALAKHRPLLEGNKPST from the coding sequence ATGCACAGCCATCACCGTATCGACTGGGAAGACCTCCGCTTCGTTCTGGCAGTCGCGGAGGCGAACTCCCTTGCTGCTGCTGCCCGGGCGCTTGGCGTCAATCACACAACAGTGTTAAGGCGTGTCGGGTCGTTCGAACAGAAGCTCGGGGTCCGGCTGTTTGACCGCCTCCCGTCCGGCTACATGCTCACCGCCGGCGGCGAGGAGCTGCTGGCCGTGGCCCGGCAGATGGCTGAAACGGTCACGGAGCTCGAGCGCCGCTTGACGGGTCAGGATCTGCGGCTCGAGGGTAGCCTGCGGATCACCACCACGGATACGCTGATGGCGTCCATCCTGCCGTCGATCCTGGCGGATTTCCGTCAACGCCATCCCGGCGTCCTGCTCGAGGTCAGCACCTCGAATGCGCTCGCAAACCTCTCGCATCGCGACGCGGACGTTGCCATCCGCCCCGCGGTCGATTCACCGGATGCATTGGTCGGTCGCCGGATCGCGAAGGTCGCTTTCGCCGTCTATGCGGCGCCGTCCTATCTCGATGTGCGGGAGCTGACAGCCGACACGCTGGACATTGCACGGGAGCACTGGATCGGGCTTGGTGACGCGCTTGCGTCCACGAGCGTGGCACGATGGATGCGCGCGACGCTCGTGGCACCCGCGGTCTTGCGTTGCGATTCGCTGGTTACGGCCCGCGAGGCGGCAAAGGCCGGCATCGGTCTTGCGGCCCTGCCCTGTTATCTCGGAGACACGACGCCCGGTCTCATCCGTATCGGCGCACCGGTCGCCGATATGACGAGAGAGCTTTGGCTTCTCACACACGAGGATCTGCGGCGCACGGCCCGCGTCAGCGCCTTCACCGAATTTGTTGGCCAGGCGCTCGCGAAACATCGGCCGCTCCTCGAAGGCAACAAGCCCTCAACTTAG